The genomic stretch CTTGTCTTGAATTTTAAAAAACCTgttgagttaaaaaaaaaaatacatgatcaatattGTTAGAGGAAACTGAGATTGAGAAAGGAATGGAGGGTACCTGGTAACGGAGGAGTGTTGTTGGGAAGGGAGGAGGGAGAGGGCAAAGGAGAATTGGTGGGGGAGTGGGTCCCACTTTGATATGTCTACCACCCATCTTCTCACTCCTTCCTCCATGCACAACTCAAGTCAACTCACCACCCAGCCTCTCCTTTTGTTTCTTCTATTCAAATTCACTGTTCCTCTGCCCTTATTTGGGACAAATTCTTGCACGCTCATCTCCCATGCGTCAACCTTTGAGCCCATCCAATcagatcattttaattaataaatgaaTAACAATATAAAGCATGTTTATGAGGATCCATTGACACTAGCTCTTTTGacacaaaatcttttttttttaatgtaaaactagtaggaaacccgtgcgATGTATTTCACATTACACGTACTTAATTATGACTTGCAAAGTTTCTTTACATATATCAAACATTTAACTTGAACCAAAATGTAATCCAAGCTCAGTAATGTTAAATCCAAAAACATAATATTTAACAACGAAAAAGGTAATAATGCATCTTAACTTTTGGTTCttgaaataaaacaataaacatataGATGGTACAATTTTCAAATGCTATATGCTTAAATGATAAAACCAGTCACTATCAACGCCTGTATCATATACCTGCATCGTGAAATGCATAAAATAAGATTTTGATTTATCaaaactttgaaaataaataaataaaccaagTGTGTGACATTTAGTTAAAAAGATAGGTTTGTCAAAATTACCTTCTAACAAGGTGATTGGAAAACCTCCTTGTATACAACATTTGTAGTGGTCGAGCACGGGACTTTCTCCTTGTCGTGTATTAAAATTTTAAGATCACTTTTGGTAGTAACTCTTGAAATTGCAACATACAATTGTCCATGACTGAAAACAGGAGAAGGCAAATATAACCCGACACTATCAAGTGATTGACCTTGTGATTTATTAATTGTCATTGCGTAAGAGACAATTATCGGGAATTGTCTCCTAATCAACTTAAATGGCCACGGCGACTCAAAAGGTGACATAGACATTTGAGGAATGTAAAAAATGTTACCTATGTTCTTCCTAGACATGATTTTTGCCTCAATGACATGATTTGCTAATCTTGTAACAATTAATTTTGTTCCATTGCACAATCCGTCACTTTGGTCCAAATTTCTCATCAACATAATGGGGGTACCAACTTTCAACTTGATCCTATGATTTGGTAGTCCTGATGTTCTTAGTTTGCTAAGAAATTCCGGAGTTAGCACTTCATAAGCTTCAGTATAACTCGTATTAGTTCTATCAATTGAATCGTAACTAAGATactctttctcttctcctaaaaAGCAATCAAACAATAACAAATTAACATTAGGTAATTCAACATCAACGTTATTTTGTTGTATGTATGAATAAAAgaaagttaaatattttttatctggTATAAGATCCAATACTTATTGATTGATTTTATCCACAACTTCAATGGTTGAGGCAAGAATCGCTTTTCTTTGTAGATATGCAACATCTTGGAATACATGAACCAAATTGGGATATGTGCTTTCAATAATAGCTTTGATAGGATCCTCAAAATTGGTAATTAATAGTTCTGGAGGAATCTCTATGTCAACCAATCCATCATTTGGTTCAGATATCTTACCATCCCCAACCATTAACATCTATTTTGAGAACTCTGCTATTTCGGTAGAACTTGTACCATCTCTTCCTTGCTGAAGTCTCATGTTTTTTGTTAGTGTTAGGACCTGACAATAGTCCCAAATATAAGAGGAGCATATTGATGCATGAACAATATCAGAACGTCCTGCTCTTGGAACAACGAAAAATACTTACATCAACACAAACATAACAAGTGGCTTTACaaacaaccaatcaaaaaattttattaattaaaaaacaaaaatatttttttctctctcctactcaatcacaaccaccccatgaatccaattaaaaaagaagttaaattttaaataaatttaaaattttctcttttcttattggttgttcctaacacTAATAATTTATGTGCGTATCCATGCAAGTTTTTCTCTGGAACAACTGGAAGAATCTGCCTGAAATCTCCTCCAAACAcaactactttgccaccaaagatTTTATTGCCAAGACCCTTTTTGCTCATGACATCTTTAATTG from Vicia villosa cultivar HV-30 ecotype Madison, WI linkage group LG4, Vvil1.0, whole genome shotgun sequence encodes the following:
- the LOC131598156 gene encoding uncharacterized protein LOC131598156, whose product is MQLTDVELKNLTLIEIENMLQSNRRSLHEFKDMPYPDSYVTRHVGNRLIYDERDYNADTERENFSNLFRSLTREEKEYLSYDSIDRTNTSYTEAYEVLTPEFLSKLRTSGLPNHRIKLKVGTPIMLMRNLDQSDGLCNGTKLIVTRLANHVIEAKIMSRKNIGNIFYIPQMSMSPFESPWPFKLIRRQFPIIVSYAMTINKSQGQSLDSVGLYLPSPVFSHGQLYVAISRVTTKSDLKILIHDKEKVPCSTTTNVVYKEVFQSPC